Proteins encoded within one genomic window of Cyanobium sp. Tous-M-B4:
- a CDS encoding YlqD family protein, protein MADGSLTIKRTITVRAVVTPRWKEDAERELSNAIANVDAQLSQLEQEGQQLVDEIRRQSANPLDPRVQEQVASVQQQVAAKRAELEEQKRQMLEQQRQVRELEMEQIVEQGQIESVCDVQVGDNLVEKLQAAVLVRDGVIEAIEAG, encoded by the coding sequence ATGGCTGACGGCTCCCTCACGATCAAGCGCACTATCACCGTGCGTGCCGTGGTTACTCCCCGTTGGAAGGAGGACGCCGAGCGAGAGCTAAGCAATGCCATCGCCAATGTCGACGCCCAGCTGTCCCAGCTAGAGCAGGAGGGTCAGCAGCTGGTAGACGAAATCCGCCGCCAGAGCGCCAACCCCCTCGACCCCCGGGTGCAGGAGCAGGTGGCTTCAGTGCAGCAGCAGGTGGCGGCAAAGCGCGCCGAGCTTGAGGAGCAGAAGCGTCAGATGCTGGAGCAGCAGCGCCAGGTACGCGAATTGGAAATGGAGCAGATCGTGGAGCAAGGCCAGATCGAGAGCGTCTGCGATGTGCAGGTGGGCGACAACCTGGTTGAGAAGCTGCAGGCGGCTGTGCTGGTGCGCGATGGCGTGATCGAGGCCATCGAAGCCGGCTGA
- a CDS encoding dihydrolipoamide acetyltransferase family protein, translated as MATHEIFMPALSSTMTEGKIVEWLKQPGDKVERGESVLVVESDKADMDVESFNEGYLAAVLMPAGGTAPVGETIGLIVETEAEIAEVAAKAPAAPAVAPAPAAAPAPAAATPTPAPAAPVTQPPAPLTPAAPAIAVAAPVVAPASTASGRVVASPRAKKLASQLGVDLGALRGSGPHGRVQAEDVMAATGQPITVPRVAEGSGPASAPAVGNGAAAPAPAPAGDAFGRPGESVGFNTLQNAVNRNMVASLAVPCFRVGYTITTTKLDAFYKQVKPKGVTMTALLAKAVGVVLARHPQVNAATSADGSAMAFPASVNVAVAVAMEDGGLITPVLANADKTDIYAMARNWADLVARARSKQLQPEEYSTGTFTLSNLGMFGVDRFDAILPPGTGAILAVAASRPAVVAGKDGSIRVANQMQVNLTCDHRTIYGAQAAAFLKDLAQLIETNPESLAF; from the coding sequence TTGGCCACCCACGAAATCTTCATGCCGGCCCTCTCCTCCACCATGACGGAGGGCAAAATCGTGGAGTGGCTCAAGCAGCCAGGCGACAAGGTTGAGCGCGGGGAGTCCGTGCTGGTCGTCGAATCGGATAAGGCCGATATGGATGTGGAGTCCTTCAACGAGGGCTACCTAGCGGCTGTGTTGATGCCTGCAGGCGGCACGGCGCCGGTGGGCGAAACAATTGGCCTGATCGTCGAAACCGAGGCTGAGATTGCCGAGGTGGCAGCCAAGGCCCCAGCTGCACCTGCTGTCGCCCCAGCACCAGCTGCTGCCCCAGCGCCTGCGGCCGCCACCCCAACTCCTGCTCCCGCAGCACCCGTAACCCAACCTCCTGCCCCGTTGACACCCGCTGCTCCGGCTATTGCTGTGGCGGCTCCGGTGGTGGCTCCCGCGTCGACGGCCAGCGGCCGGGTGGTGGCCTCGCCGCGGGCCAAGAAGCTTGCCTCCCAATTGGGTGTCGATCTGGGTGCCCTGCGCGGCAGCGGTCCCCACGGCCGCGTCCAGGCGGAAGACGTGATGGCTGCCACCGGTCAGCCGATCACGGTGCCGCGGGTTGCCGAGGGTTCAGGCCCCGCCTCCGCACCTGCAGTTGGCAATGGTGCAGCCGCGCCTGCCCCAGCTCCCGCCGGCGATGCCTTCGGCCGGCCCGGCGAGAGCGTGGGTTTCAACACGCTGCAAAACGCGGTTAACCGCAACATGGTCGCCAGCCTGGCGGTGCCCTGTTTCCGGGTGGGATACACAATCACCACCACCAAGCTCGACGCTTTCTACAAGCAGGTGAAGCCCAAGGGCGTCACGATGACCGCCCTGCTCGCCAAGGCCGTGGGCGTGGTGCTGGCCCGCCATCCCCAGGTAAACGCCGCCACCAGCGCCGATGGCAGTGCCATGGCTTTCCCCGCATCAGTGAATGTGGCCGTGGCCGTAGCCATGGAAGACGGCGGTCTGATCACCCCGGTGCTGGCCAACGCCGACAAGACCGATATCTATGCCATGGCCCGCAACTGGGCCGATCTGGTGGCGCGGGCCCGCAGCAAGCAGCTCCAACCCGAGGAATACAGCACCGGCACCTTCACCCTCTCCAACCTGGGCATGTTTGGTGTGGATCGCTTCGATGCAATCCTGCCCCCAGGCACCGGCGCCATCCTGGCGGTGGCCGCCTCCCGGCCCGCTGTGGTGGCAGGTAAAGACGGCTCGATTCGGGTGGCCAATCAAATGCAGGTGAATCTCACCTGCGACCACCGCACCATTTACGGCGCCCAAGCCGCCGCCTTCCTCAAGGATTTAGCTCAGCTGATCGAGACCAACCCCGAAAGCCTCGCTTTTTAA
- the queA gene encoding tRNA preQ1(34) S-adenosylmethionine ribosyltransferase-isomerase QueA: MGGAPEQLDLRLSSYDFHLPEERIAQRPVEPRHAARLLVVERGEASPAPQARHLSVWDLQQELRPGDLLVVNNTRVLRARLEARRPSGGAVELLVLEPWHGGPAQWLCLAKPAKKLKPGDWLEVVAEGQPPLPLQVLGSDPATGGRIVQFPVECADAAALEPLLVQYGAIPLPPYIHEHDASDNERYQTRYASRPGAVAAPTAGLHLSDELLAAVRARGVELATTTLHVGLGTFRPVETEDLSQLQLHSEWVEVTPELVAAVAACRARGGRVIAIGTTSVRSLEAVAQLHGGELRPHTGPVNLVIQPGYRFAVVQGLLTNFHLPKSSLLLLVSALLGRERLLVLYAEAIERQYRFFSYGDAMWIAPEVVLSSARP, from the coding sequence ATGGGTGGCGCTCCCGAGCAGCTCGATCTACGGCTCTCCAGCTACGACTTCCATCTGCCAGAGGAGCGCATCGCCCAGCGTCCCGTTGAGCCGCGCCATGCGGCGAGGCTGCTGGTGGTGGAGCGAGGGGAGGCTAGTCCTGCGCCCCAGGCTCGTCATTTGAGTGTCTGGGACCTGCAGCAAGAGCTGCGGCCCGGCGACCTACTGGTGGTAAATAACACCCGGGTGCTTCGGGCCCGCTTGGAGGCGCGCCGGCCCAGTGGCGGGGCAGTCGAGCTGCTGGTGCTCGAGCCTTGGCATGGCGGGCCGGCCCAGTGGCTTTGCTTGGCTAAACCCGCCAAGAAGCTCAAGCCTGGTGATTGGCTCGAGGTGGTGGCCGAAGGCCAGCCGCCGCTGCCGTTGCAGGTGCTTGGCAGCGACCCCGCTACGGGCGGGCGGATTGTGCAGTTTCCGGTGGAGTGCGCCGATGCGGCCGCATTGGAGCCGCTGCTGGTGCAGTACGGCGCTATCCCCCTGCCGCCCTATATCCACGAGCACGACGCCAGCGACAACGAGCGCTATCAGACCCGCTACGCCTCCCGGCCGGGAGCCGTAGCTGCCCCAACGGCGGGGCTGCATCTCAGCGACGAACTGCTGGCGGCGGTCCGCGCTCGAGGTGTAGAGCTGGCCACCACCACGCTGCACGTGGGCCTGGGCACCTTTCGGCCTGTGGAAACGGAAGACCTAAGCCAACTCCAGCTGCACAGTGAGTGGGTGGAGGTGACCCCAGAGCTGGTGGCGGCGGTGGCCGCCTGCCGCGCCCGGGGCGGCCGGGTGATAGCCATCGGCACCACCTCGGTGCGCAGCCTCGAGGCGGTGGCCCAGCTGCATGGCGGTGAGCTGCGGCCCCATACGGGGCCGGTGAATTTGGTAATTCAGCCGGGCTACAGGTTTGCCGTGGTGCAGGGGCTGCTAACCAACTTCCACCTGCCTAAGAGCTCCTTGTTGCTACTGGTGAGTGCCCTGCTAGGCCGCGAGCGCCTTTTGGTTCTTTATGCCGAGGCGATTGAGCGCCAGTACCGCTTTTTTTCCTATGGCGATGCCATGTGGATTGCGCCGGAAGTAGTGCTCAGCTCAGCAAGGCCATAA
- a CDS encoding superoxide dismutase has product MAHTLPALPYGLDALEPNISRSTLEFHHGKHHAAYVTNLNNLVAGTDLEAKSLEDTITAVAGDAGKAGVFNNAAQVWNHSFYWQCMKPGGGGQPTGALADKINADFGSYEAFVEQFKTAGATQFGSGWAWLVLDGGTLKVTKTANADLPLAHGQKALLTMDVWEHAYYLDYQNRRPDYMTTFLEKLVNWDFVAANLAAA; this is encoded by the coding sequence ATGGCTCACACGCTGCCCGCGCTGCCCTACGGCCTCGATGCGCTCGAGCCCAACATCTCCCGCTCCACCCTGGAGTTTCACCACGGCAAGCACCACGCTGCCTACGTGACCAACCTCAACAACCTTGTGGCTGGCACCGACCTTGAGGCCAAGAGCCTGGAAGACACCATCACCGCAGTGGCTGGTGATGCTGGCAAGGCTGGCGTTTTCAATAACGCAGCCCAGGTGTGGAACCACAGTTTCTATTGGCAGTGCATGAAGCCTGGTGGTGGTGGCCAGCCCACCGGCGCCCTGGCCGACAAGATCAATGCTGATTTCGGCAGCTACGAGGCCTTCGTCGAGCAGTTCAAAACCGCCGGTGCCACCCAGTTCGGTAGCGGCTGGGCCTGGCTGGTGCTCGATGGTGGCACCCTGAAAGTCACCAAGACCGCGAACGCCGACCTACCCCTGGCCCACGGCCAGAAGGCCCTGCTCACCATGGATGTGTGGGAGCACGCCTACTACCTCGACTACCAGAACCGCCGTCCCGACTACATGACCACCTTCCTCGAGAAGCTGGTGAACTGGGACTTCGTAGCCGCCAATCTGGCCGCCGCCTGA
- a CDS encoding FKBP-type peptidyl-prolyl cis-trans isomerase, which produces MRDILISSAVCVACLLLALVSQLVNPTVVDAARVDAASAGGQAMASLFSAQARPAVSSSFELDPDDPNPTLFVMASENDQTSGAEIAQASGLGGELNAPKERTTPSGLRITDLVVGDGAEAIAGQTVSVNYRGTLANGTEFDSSYGRGPFSFPLGGGRVIQGWDEGVAGMKVGGKRKLVIPPDLAYGDRGAGGVIPPNATLTFEVELLRIGG; this is translated from the coding sequence ATGCGCGACATCCTGATCAGCTCCGCTGTCTGCGTGGCCTGTCTGCTGCTGGCTCTGGTGAGCCAGCTGGTCAATCCCACCGTGGTTGACGCGGCCAGAGTTGATGCGGCCAGCGCCGGTGGCCAAGCCATGGCCTCCCTGTTTTCAGCCCAAGCGCGGCCAGCCGTGAGCAGCAGCTTCGAGCTCGACCCCGACGACCCCAACCCCACCCTTTTTGTGATGGCCAGCGAAAACGATCAAACCAGCGGCGCTGAGATCGCCCAGGCCAGCGGCCTCGGCGGTGAACTCAACGCTCCAAAAGAGCGCACCACCCCCAGCGGCCTGCGCATCACCGACTTGGTAGTCGGCGACGGCGCTGAAGCCATCGCCGGCCAGACCGTGTCCGTGAACTACCGGGGCACCCTGGCCAACGGCACGGAATTCGACAGCAGCTACGGCCGCGGTCCCTTCTCCTTTCCCCTTGGCGGCGGCCGGGTGATCCAGGGCTGGGATGAGGGTGTGGCTGGCATGAAGGTGGGCGGCAAGCGCAAGCTGGTGATTCCACCCGATCTGGCCTACGGCGATCGGGGCGCTGGCGGCGTTATCCCCCCCAACGCCACCCTCACTTTTGAGGTGGAGCTGTTGCGCATCGGCGGCTGA
- a CDS encoding phasin family protein: MDPNNPLQQLLLRGLGTTSLVSERLRSVTQAWVRSGKLDPSQAPALVDDVLKALRGETPELEQQAERQLERNKDQLLQDLGLARQRELDELRGRLDRLERSLRQRPGNEMPGEIEIPD, encoded by the coding sequence ATGGATCCGAACAACCCCCTCCAACAACTGCTGCTGCGCGGCCTCGGCACCACCTCGTTGGTGTCAGAGCGGTTGCGCAGCGTGACCCAGGCCTGGGTGCGCAGCGGCAAGCTCGATCCCAGCCAGGCTCCAGCCCTCGTCGACGACGTGCTCAAAGCCCTGCGGGGCGAAACCCCCGAGCTAGAGCAGCAGGCCGAACGCCAGCTGGAGCGCAATAAAGACCAGCTCCTGCAAGACCTAGGCCTGGCCCGTCAGCGCGAACTTGATGAGCTGCGGGGCCGACTCGACCGGCTTGAACGCAGCCTGCGTCAGCGCCCAGGCAATGAAATGCCTGGCGAGATCGAAATTCCCGACTGA
- the lnt gene encoding apolipoprotein N-acyltransferase — MGNDRLGRWWLALASGLLAGLALPPLGLPPLLWLALVPLWALAGSALGAWGGALWGAAAVLVSHRWLLGLHPLDWIGVPGPLSLPLALLLLLLCALAGALLVAIWVLLARRLDPRRVSSALLLAAGWGLIEVLLAKGPLFWLGLGAAALPGDRPLAGLAAFGGSGLLAAVQLLLGWCLWRCCTAPQRRRWLVVTTAAVLLSHGAGAAALAAMPLRGEGGSERVLVLQPAIPTRRKFQWDQQQRLQQRLAAALAEAAQRSVDVVVLPEGALGLEPQLAEPVPVELISGGFRWQEVAGEPEQRSALLRLAAGESQASSWLDKHRLVPLGEWVPLADLARWSGLSAVGGLQPGAPSRLLLRPSGAIGGAICYELSDGSSLAAAARDGAGWLLASANLDPYPLLLQQQFQALAQLRAIETGRWLVSAANTGPSLLVNSRGMPVASLPSGRAATGVFTVPRLQAPSPYDRWGELPLLLVLVGVAWRRWG, encoded by the coding sequence ATGGGCAATGACCGGCTGGGGAGGTGGTGGCTGGCTCTGGCCTCGGGGCTGCTGGCCGGACTGGCGCTGCCGCCTCTGGGCCTGCCTCCCCTGCTCTGGCTGGCCCTGGTGCCCCTGTGGGCCCTGGCTGGCTCAGCCCTCGGCGCTTGGGGTGGGGCCCTATGGGGCGCCGCCGCCGTGCTGGTGAGTCACCGCTGGTTGCTGGGTCTCCATCCCCTCGATTGGATCGGCGTACCGGGCCCCTTGAGCCTGCCCCTGGCCCTGCTGTTGCTGTTGCTGTGTGCCCTGGCGGGAGCACTGCTGGTGGCCATCTGGGTGCTGCTAGCGCGGCGCCTGGACCCGCGCCGCGTCAGCAGCGCCCTGCTGCTAGCCGCTGGCTGGGGGCTGATTGAGGTGCTGCTGGCTAAAGGGCCTTTGTTTTGGCTGGGGCTGGGGGCTGCTGCCCTACCCGGCGATCGCCCCTTGGCGGGATTGGCTGCCTTTGGCGGTAGCGGATTACTGGCAGCGGTGCAGTTGCTGCTGGGCTGGTGCCTCTGGCGCTGCTGCACCGCCCCCCAGCGCCGCCGCTGGCTGGTGGTTACAACCGCAGCGGTGCTGCTCAGCCACGGCGCTGGTGCTGCTGCCTTAGCGGCCATGCCCCTGCGGGGGGAGGGCGGCAGCGAGAGAGTGCTGGTGCTGCAGCCGGCGATTCCCACCCGCCGCAAGTTTCAGTGGGACCAGCAGCAGCGGCTGCAGCAGCGCCTGGCGGCCGCGCTGGCGGAGGCGGCCCAGCGCTCGGTGGATGTGGTCGTGCTGCCGGAGGGGGCCCTTGGCCTTGAGCCCCAGCTGGCGGAGCCGGTGCCGGTGGAGCTGATCAGCGGCGGCTTCCGCTGGCAGGAGGTGGCGGGGGAGCCCGAGCAGCGCAGCGCCCTGTTGCGCCTGGCGGCAGGGGAAAGTCAGGCGAGTAGCTGGCTCGATAAGCATCGGCTGGTGCCCTTGGGGGAATGGGTGCCCTTAGCCGACCTGGCTCGCTGGAGCGGCCTTTCGGCCGTGGGGGGCCTGCAGCCAGGAGCGCCGTCGCGGTTGCTGCTGCGGCCATCTGGCGCCATCGGCGGGGCAATTTGCTACGAACTATCCGATGGGTCCTCCCTGGCTGCCGCCGCCCGCGACGGAGCCGGCTGGCTGCTGGCCAGCGCCAACCTTGATCCCTACCCTCTGCTACTCCAGCAGCAGTTTCAGGCCCTGGCCCAGCTGCGGGCCATCGAAACGGGCCGCTGGCTGGTGAGTGCCGCCAACACGGGGCCCAGCCTGCTGGTGAATAGCCGCGGCATGCCCGTGGCTTCGCTGCCTTCCGGGCGGGCCGCCACCGGAGTGTTTACTGTTCCTCGCCTGCAGGCCCCCAGCCCCTACGACCGCTGGGGAGAGCTTCCCTTGCTACTGGTGCTGGTGGGGGTGGCTTGGCGCAGATGGGGCTGA
- a CDS encoding CrcB family protein, giving the protein MSTIPSRSLKGDLRDLALVAGGAIPGALLRWQLEADVIANMLGCLLLGLVLAQASQRKRLMLLAGIGFCGALTTFCTWMLDLARALQAGKPGESALLLLASLAGGVALVALGHTIGMFLCHRLRDRAAIPKKQ; this is encoded by the coding sequence GACCTGGCCCTCGTGGCCGGCGGCGCCATCCCCGGCGCCTTACTGCGCTGGCAGCTGGAGGCCGATGTGATCGCCAACATGCTGGGCTGCCTACTGCTTGGGTTGGTTTTGGCCCAAGCCAGCCAGCGCAAAAGGCTGATGCTGTTGGCAGGCATCGGCTTCTGCGGGGCCCTCACCACCTTCTGCACCTGGATGTTGGACCTGGCAAGAGCCCTGCAGGCCGGCAAACCAGGGGAAAGCGCTCTGTTGCTGCTGGCGAGCCTCGCAGGTGGGGTTGCCTTGGTCGCCCTTGGCCACACCATTGGGATGTTTTTGTGCCACCGGCTGCGGGATAGGGCGGCAATCCCAAAAAAACAATGA